The following coding sequences are from one Candidatus Dadabacteria bacterium window:
- a CDS encoding toxin-antitoxin system HicB family antitoxin yields MQKKVKDLDYYMSLRYETRIQKSDTGYFAEIPDLPGCMTFCEEFDQLEEMIEDAKKAWFEMSIEDNVEIPEPKEDKDFSGKFLLRLPKSLHRKLSNQAERDGVSLNQHILNLLSEESSALETMIKIRDAITDADESEKVKQYFSSGTFGMAIPIFPAPIWDTFACELDMAESFPGFMDVRAGSDTNKATMDYFGLPTQLALGAEFSHHESDWEEALPLQFGSQETLQIFSSLMKVAAPGIRAKAKLKDSGSERKRTHNLFLSYMQNRLLHTLQDR; encoded by the coding sequence ATGCAGAAGAAAGTCAAAGACTTGGATTACTACATGAGCCTGAGGTATGAGACAAGAATACAGAAAAGCGATACCGGATATTTTGCGGAAATACCGGATCTGCCGGGTTGCATGACTTTCTGTGAAGAATTTGATCAGCTCGAAGAGATGATCGAGGACGCTAAAAAGGCATGGTTTGAAATGAGCATTGAAGACAATGTGGAAATCCCCGAACCCAAGGAAGACAAGGACTTCAGCGGAAAATTTCTTCTCAGGTTGCCCAAAAGTCTTCATAGGAAACTCTCGAATCAGGCGGAGAGGGATGGAGTAAGTTTGAACCAGCACATTCTGAATCTGCTTTCAGAGGAATCCTCTGCCCTGGAAACCATGATCAAGATAAGAGACGCAATTACGGATGCGGACGAATCCGAAAAAGTTAAACAATATTTTTCTTCTGGGACTTTTGGAATGGCAATTCCAATTTTTCCTGCCCCTATATGGGATACTTTCGCTTGCGAACTTGATATGGCGGAGTCTTTCCCAGGTTTTATGGATGTGAGGGCAGGTTCTGACACCAATAAAGCGACAATGGATTATTTTGGGCTACCAACTCAACTTGCTCTCGGCGCTGAATTTTCACACCATGAGTCGGATTGGGAAGAAGCTTTGCCTCTTCAATTCGGAAGCCAAGAGACACTTCAAATCTTTTCATCATTAATGAAGGTTGCAGCTCCCGGCATCCGTGCAAAAGCGAAATTGAAAGACAGCGGTTCCGAACGAAAACGAACACATAATCTTTTTCTGTCTTATATGCAAAACAGACTTTTACACACCCTTCAGGACAGATGA